In one window of Saccharomyces paradoxus chromosome VII, complete sequence DNA:
- the ERG25 gene encoding methylsterol monooxygenase (C-4 methyl sterol oxidase~similar to YGR060W): MSAVFNNATLSGLVQASTYSQTLQNVAHYQPQLNFMEKYWAAWYSYMNNDVLATGLMFFLLHEFMYFFRCLPWFIIDQIPYFRRWKLQPTKIPSAKEQLYCLKSVLLSHFLVEAIPIWTFHPMCEKLGITVEVPFPSIKTMALEIGLFFVLEDTWHYWAHRLFHYGVFYKYIHKQHHRYAAPFGLSAEYAHPAETLSLGFGTVGMPILYVMYTGKLHLFTLCLWITLRLFQAVDSHSGYDFPWSLNKIMPFWAGAEHHDLHHHYFIGNYASSFRWWDYCLDTESGPEAKASREERMKKRAENNAQKKTN; the protein is encoded by the coding sequence atgTCTGCCGTTTTCAACAACGCTACCCTTTCAGGTCTAGTGCAAGCAAGCACCTACTCACAAACTTTGCAAAATGTCGCCCATTACCAACCTCAATTGAATTTCATGGAAAAATACTGGGCTGCATGGTACAGTTACATGAACAATGATGTTTTGGCCACAGGTCtaatgttctttttattgCATGAATTTATGTACTTCTTTAGATGTTTGCCATGGTTCATCATCGACCAAATTCCATACTTTAGAAGATGGAAGTTACAACCAACTAAGATTCCAAGTGCTAAGGAACAACTATACTGTTTGAAATCCGTTCTTCTCTCTCATTTCTTGGTCGAGGCCATTCCAATCTGGACCTTCCACCCAATGTGTGAAAAATTAGGTATTACCGTCGAAGTTCCATTCCCATCTATCAAAACGATGGCTCTAGAAATTGGTCTATTCTTCGTCTTAGAAGATACATGGCATTACTGGGCTCACCGTCTATTCCACTACGGTGTCTTCTACAAGTACATTCATAAGCAACATCACAGATACGCTGCTCCATTCGGTCTTTCCGCTGAATACGCTCACCCTGCTGAAACTTTGTCTCTAGGTTTTGGTACCGTTGGTATGCCAATTCTTTACGTCATGTACACCGGTAAGTTACATTTGTTCACTCTATGTCTATGGATCACCCTAAGATTATTCCAAGCTGTTGACTCCCATTCTGGTTACGATTTCCCATGGTCTTTGAACAAGATCATGCCATTCTGGGCCGGTGCCGAACACCACGATTTGCATCATCACTACTTCATTGGTAACTAcgcttcttctttcagaTGGTGGGATTACTGTCTAGACACCGAATCCGGTCCAGAAGCTAAAGCTTCcagagaagaaagaatgaagaagagagcTGAAAACAATGCTCAAAAGAAGACTAACTAA
- the ADE6 gene encoding phosphoribosylformylglycinamidine synthase (Formylglycinamidine-ribonucleotide (FGAM)-synthetase~similar to YGR061C), translating into MTDYILPGPKALSQFRVDNLIKDINSYTNSTSVINELRSCYIHYVNGIAQNLSEQDTKLLEVLLTYDSPLNIANDPLARQLNDAVANNLPSSALGQDTYLIRVVPRSGTISPWSSKATNIAHVCGLQGKVQRIERGLALLIKTVPGFPLLENLNDISLKCVYDRMTQQLYLTEPPNTMSIFTHEEPKPLVHVPLTPKDTKQSPKDILSKANTELGLALDSGEMEYLIHAFVETMKRDPTDVELFMFAQVNSEHCRHKIFNADWTIDGIKQQFTLFQMIRNTHKLNPEYTISAYSDNAAVLDSENDAFFFAPNSTTKEWTSTKERIPLLIKVETHNHPTAVSPFPGAATGSGGEIRDEGATGRGSKTKCGLSGFSVSDLLIPGNEQPWELNIGKPYHIASALDIMIEAPLGSAAFNNEFGRPCINGYFRTLTTKVLNHQGKEEIRGFHKPIMIAGGFGTVRPQFALKNTPITPGSCLIVLGGQSMLIGLGGGAASSIASGEGSADLDFASVQRGNPEMERRCQQVIDACVALGNNNPIQSIHDVGAGGLSNALPELVHDNDLGAKFDIRKVLSLEPGMSPMEIWCNESQERYVLGVSPQDLSIFEDICKRERAPFAVVGHATAEQKLIVEDPLLKTTPIDLEMPILFGKPPKMSRETITEALNLPEVNLSEIPSLKDAIQRVLNLPSVGSKSFLITIGDRSVTGLIDRDQFVGPWQVPVADVGVTGSSLGETIISTGEAMAMGEKPVNALISASASAKLSVAESLLNIFAADVKSLHHIKLSANWMSPASHQGEGSKLYEAVQALGLDLCPALGVAIPVGKDSMSMKMKWDDKEVTAPLSLNITAFAPVSNTSKTWTPLLNKNTEDSVLVLVDLSAKEEAKSLGASALLQVYNQVGNKSPTVYDNAILKGFLEGLIQLHQQKDDIVLAYHDRSDGGLLVTLLEMAFASRCGLEISIDGGDLERQLTDLFNEELGAVFQISTKNLSKFEEIMNQNGVAKEYISIVGKPSFQSQEIKIVNSKTNDLVYANTRSELEQTWSKTSYEMQKLRDNPKTAEEEFASITDDRDPGLQYALTYNPADDMKIGLELSSQRPKVAILREQGVNGQMEMAWCFQQAGFNSVDVTMTDLLEGRFHLDEFIGLAACGGFSYGDVLGAGAGWAKSVLYHEGVRSQFSKFFNERQDTFAFGACNGCQFLSRLKDIIPGCENWPSFERNVSEQYEARVCMVQISQEKDNSSEESVFLNGMAGSKLPIAVAHGEGKATFSKSGEQLENFEKDGLCCIRYVDNYGNVTEKFPFNPNGSSNGIAGIKSPNGRVLAMMPHPERVCRLEANSWYPEGKYEEWGGYGPWIRLFRSARRWVG; encoded by the coding sequence ATGACTGATTATATTTTGCCAGGTCCCAAGGCCTTATCTCAGTTCAGAGTTGACAATTTAATCAAAGATATAAATTCTTACACAAACAGTACTTCTGTCATCAATGAACTGCGTTCGTGTTACATTCACTATGTCAACGGTATCGCTCAAAATTTGTCTGAACAGGACACTAAATTGCTAGAGGTCTTGCTGACTTATGATTCTCCTTTGAATATCGCAAACGATCCATTAGCAAGACAACTAAACGATGCTGTCGCTAATAATTTGCCCAGCTCAGCTCTTGGCCAAGACACATATTTGATTAGGGTTGTTCCTAGATCAGGCACTATTTCTCCTTGGTCTTCCAAGGCTACTAATATTGCTCATGTATGTGGATTACAAGGCAAAGTCCAACGCATTGAAAGAGGTTTAGCCTTACTCATAAAGACTGTTCCAGGCTTCCctcttttggaaaatctAAATGATATTTCACTGAAGTGCGTCTACGATAGAATGACTCAACAATTATATCTGACCGAACCACCAAATACGATGAGCATATTTACACATGAAGAGCCAAAGCCATTAGTTCACGTTCCATTGACTCCTAAGGACACCAAACAGTCTCCAAAGGACATTCTATCCAAAGCTAATACAGAATTGGGTTTGGCACTAGATAGTGGAGAAATGGAATATTTGATCCATGCCTTCGTCGAAACTATGAAAAGAGATCCTACCGATGTTGAGTTATTCATGTTCGCCCAAGTTAATTCTGAACATTGTCGTCACAAGATCTTCAACGCTGATTGGACCATTGATGGAATAAAACAACAATTCACCTTGTTTCAAATGATTAGAAATACTCACAAGTTAAACCCAGAATATACTATCAGTGCCTACTCTGATAATGCAGCCGTTTTGGACAGTGAAAATGACGCCTTTTTCTTCGCACCAAATTCAACTACAAAGGAATGGACTTCTACAAAGGAAAGAATTCCATTGCTTATCAAGGTTGAGACTCACAACCATCCAACAGCCGTTTCTCCTTTCCCAGGTGCTGCTACAGGTTCTGGTGGTGAAATTAGAGACGAGGGTGCTACAGGTAGAGGTTCCAAAACTAAGTGTGGTTTGAGTGGGTTCTCTGTGAGCGATCTTTTGATACCAGGTAATGAACAACCTTGGGAGTTGAATATTGGTAAGCCTTACCATATTGCATCTGCATTAGACATTATGATTGAGGCTCCTTTGGGTTCTGCCGCATTTAACAATGAGTTTGGTAGGCCTTGTATCAACGGTTACTTCAGAACTTTGACAACAAAGGTTTTGAATCACCAAGGAAAGGAGGAAATCAGAGGGTTCCATAAGCCAATTATGATTGCTGGAGGTTTTGGTACCGTTAGGCCTCAATTtgccttgaaaaataccCCAATTACCCCAGGTTCTTGTTTAATTGTTCTTGGTGGTCAATCTATGTTGATTGGTTTAGGCGGTGGTGCTGCTTCTTCTATAGCTTCCGGTGAAGGTTCCGCTGATTTGGATTTTGCTTCTGTACAAAGAGGAAACCCTGAAATGGAACGTCGTTGTCAACAAGTCATCGACGCCTGTGTTGCCCTAGGTAACAACAATCCTATCCAATCTATTCATGATGTTGGTGCTGGTGGGTTATCCAACGCTTTGCCTGAACTGGTTCATGACAATGACTTGGGTGCTAAATTTGATATTAGAAAGGTTCTCTCCTTAGAACCTGGTATGTCACCAATGGAAATTTGGTGTAATGAATCACAAGAACGTTATGTTCTTGGTGTTTCCCCTCAAGACTTGTCCATTTTCGAAGACATCTGTAAGAGAGAAAGAGCACCATTTGCCGTTGTCGGTCACGCTACTGCTGAACAAAAATTAATTGTGGAGGATcctcttttgaaaacaacTCCAATTGATTTGGAAATGCCAATTTTATTCGGTAAGCCTCCAAAGATGTCCAGAGAAACCATAACTGAAGCACTAAATCTACCAGAGGTAAATTTGAGCGAAATTCCATCTCTAAAGGATGCTATTCAAAGAGTTTTGAACTTACCATCTGTTGGTTCGAAGTCATTTTTGATTACTATTGGTGACAGATCTGTCACAGGTCTAATCGACAGAGATCAATTCGTTGGTCCTTGGCAAGTACCTGTCGCAGATGTTGGTGTCACCGGTTCATCCTTGGGTGAAACAATAATTTCCACTGGTGAAGCAATGGCTATGGGTGAAAAACCGGTTAATGCTTTGATTTCAGCATCGGCCTCCGCTAAATTATCCGTAGCAGAATCATTATTAAACATATTCGCTGCTGATGTGAAATCTTTACATCACATCAAACTATCAGCTAACTGGATGTCACCAGCCTCTCATCAAGGTGAGGGTTCCAAGTTATATGAAGCCGTCCAAGCATTAGGCCTGGACTTATGTCCTGCGTTAGGTGTTGCTATCCCTGTTGGTAAGGATTCTATGTCcatgaagatgaaatggGACGATAAGGAAGTTACAGCACCATTATCATTGAATATTACTGCATTTGCACCAGTTTCCAACACCAGCAAAACATGGACTCCgttattaaataaaaacacAGAAGATTCTGTCCTCGTCTTGGTTGATTTATCCGCTAAAGAAGAGGCTAAGTCATTAGGGGCCTCTGCTTTGTTGCAAGTTTACAACCAAGTTGGTAACAAATCACCCACTGTGTATGACAACGCCATTTTGAAGGGTTTCTTGGAAGGTTTAATTCAATTACATCAACAAAAGGATGATATAGTGTTGGCTTACCATGATAGATCTGATGGTGGTTTGCTTGTCACTTTGCTAGAAATGGCATTTGCCTCCAGATGCGGTTTAGAAATCAGTATTGATGGCGGAGATTTAGAACGCCAATTAACCGACCTATTCAATGAAGAATTGGGTGCAGTCTTCCAAATTTCTACTAAGAACTTGAGCAAATTCGAAGAAATCATGAACCAGAACGGAGTTGCTAAGGAGTATATCTCTATTGTTGGTAAGCCATCCTTCCAAAGCCAAGAAATTAAGATTGTTAATTCCAAGACAAATGATCTAGTTTACGCCAATACAAGATCTGAATTGGAGCAAACCTGGAGCAAGACATCTTATGAGATGCAGAAATTAAGAGACAATCCAAAGACAGcggaagaagaatttgcCAGTATCACAGATGATAGGGATCCCGGTTTGCAATATGCCTTGACGTACAACCCAGCCGATGATATGAAGATCGGATTAGAACTATCCAGCCAAAGACCTAAGGTTGCCATTCTAAGAGAGCAAGGTGTTAACGGTCAAATGGAAATGGCATGGTGCTTCCAACAAGCCGGATTCAACTCAGTGGATGTTACTATGACAGATTTGCTGGAGGGTAGATTCCATTTGGATGAATTTATCGGTCTTGCCGCATGTGGTGGTTTTTCATATGGTGACGTCCTAGGTGCAGGTGCGGGTTGGGCCAAATCTGTATTGTACCATGAAGGCGTCCGCTCACAATTTTCcaagtttttcaatgagAGACAAGATACATTTGCTTTTGGTGCTTGTAATGGTTGTCAATTTTTGAGTAGATTAAAAGATATCATTCCTGGGTGTGAAAACTGGCCAAGTTTCGAAAGAAATGTCAGTGAACAATATGAAGCCCGTGTATGTATGGTGCAAATATCTCAAGAGAAAGATAATTCTAGCGAAGAGTCTGTTTTCTTGAACGGCATGGCAGGATCCAAGTTGCCGATTGCTGTCGCACATGGTGAAGGTAAGGCAACGTTTTCCAAAAGCGGTGAACAACTGGAGAACTTTGAAAAGGATGGTCTATGTTGTATAAGGTATGTGGACAATTACGGTAACGTCACCGAAAAGTTCCCATTCAACCCCAACGGGTCGAGTAATGGTATAGCCGGTATCAAGTCGCCAAATGGTAGAGTGCTTGCAATGATGCCGCATCCTGAAAGAGTCTGCAGATTGGAGGCCAATTCTTGGTATCCAGAAGGTAAATACGAAGAGTGGGGCGGATACGGTCCATGGATTAGATTATTCAGGTCTGCCAGAAGGTGGGTTggttga
- the COX18 gene encoding membrane insertase COX18 (Protein required for membrane insertion of C-terminus of Cox2p~similar to YGR062C) codes for MLKRVATRQNGFALLSCSSVGLQYGRVNLSTKRNFSLFQSVADTFLTLHEASHIPWILLVPLGTITLRTLVTLPFSIWQRKRILKQQELRKLVQPITPIIKLRLAAVTNKKSRNAAKISSNDSFMPLPLQSPDILTPEQITLLAVKETRKRQKKLFKKYNVPLWKNALLPMVQIPLWVTVSMGIRTLTEAQLIEIFYPSWISVLDFGSFDLSSPLVAMPLLAPILVGTLAVLNVELNGRLMFSSSMSSQGIKTISRNSTRAQEAMTSILNVSRLGCVVMLAMSSQAPFLLSLYWISSQLYSLIQNIILNWIYPYQR; via the coding sequence ATGTTAAAAAGGGTAGCCACTCGTCAAAATGGTTTTGCGTTACTCTCGTGCAGCTCAGTCGGCCTACAGTATGGTAGGGTCAATCTGAGTACGAAGAGAAacttttcactttttcaaagtgtAGCAGACACGTTTTTAACTCTGCATGAAGCCTCACACATACCGTGGATATTACTTGTTCCTTTGGGTACCATCACACTTAGAACCCTGGTGACACTGCCGTTCAGTATATGGCAGCGGAAGAGAATCTTGAAACAGCAAGAATTAAGGAAATTGGTACAGCCAATAACGCCAATTATTAAGCTTCGATTAGCAGCCGTTACGAATAAAAAGTCTAGAAATGCCGCCAAAATTAGTTCTAACGATTCCTTCATGCCACTACCACTACAGAGTCCTGACATTCTGACCCCAGAACAAATTACACTTTTGGCGGTGAAAGAGACAAGAAAGAGgcagaagaaattattcaagAAGTACAATGTACCATTATGGAAAAATGCACTATTGCCGATGGTGCAAATTCCTCTTTGGGTGACGGTTTCGATGGGTATCAGAACACTGACAGAGGCACAGCTtatagaaattttttatccTTCCTGGATTTCCGTGCTGGATTTTGGTTCTTTTGATTTAAGCTCGCCGTTGGTAGCAATGCCATTGCTAGCGCCCATCTTGGTGGGGACTTTGGCAGTATTAAATGTGGAACTCAATGGCAGATTGATGTTCAGTTCAAGTATGTCATCGCAAGGTATAAAAACGATTTCAAGGAATTCGACCAGGGCCCAAGAGGCAATGACTAGTATACTGAATGTATCGAGACTCGGTTGTGTGGTTATGCTAGCAATGTCTTCGCAAGCACCATTCCTTCTTTCGCTCTATTGGATATCATCACAGCTATACTCCCTAATACAAAATATCATATTGAATTGGATATATCCTTACCAGCGATGA